In Brevibacterium pigmentatum, the sequence ATCTGGTTGATGTCCTTGCGCGTCAGCGGTTCGCCACCGGTGAACCGGACCTGATCGACGCCGAACTTCTCCACCGCGATGCGGACGAAGCGGACGATCTCGTCACCGGACATGGCGGAATCGCGCGACATGAATTCGACGCCTTCTTCCGGCATGCAGTAGGTGCAGCGCAGGTTGCAGAAGTCCGTGAGTGAGATGCGGAGGTCGCGAGCGCGCCGATCGAAGGTGTCGAGCAGAGAATCCTCGCCGTGGGCGGTGAACTCCTCGCCCGGGTCGACCGTCGGAGTTCGCAGCACCGGCATGGGCAGGCCGATCTTCTCCATTGCGTCATCCTCCTTGAAAAGCGTGTCGATATCATCATCCCATGACTACAGCGAAGATGCACCGTGAGCGGGTATTCGAGACGATCGCCCCACTGACCGAACCGGTGGAGCTGCCGCTGACGTCCCTGCTGGAGGCGCCGAGGCGGCTGACCGCCGACATTGAATCACCGATCGATGTGCCCGGCTTCGACAACTCGAGCATGGACGGCTATGCCCTGGCCGCCGCCACCGTGGAGGAGCTGTGCGGACGTCCGATTCCCGTGCGCGGCCGCGTCGCCGCGGGAGCACGCGGTCAGCAGGTGCAACCGGGCACCGCAGTCGAGATCATGACCGGGGCACCGCTGCCGCCGGGCACCGATTCGGTCGTCAAGATCGAGGACACCTCGCCGGGACGCTTCGGTGCCGATACCGTGACCATCACCGCCGAGGTCGAGCCCGCGCCGGGAACATTCGTCCGTCGCCGCGGCTCCGACGTCCGCGCAGGTCAGACCGTGCTGAGAGAGGGCACCATGCTGACGCCCGCCCACCTCGGCGTGGCCGCCGCGTGCGGGGTGAATGAGCTGCCGGTGCTCGGCCTGCCGCGCGTCCTCGTCGTGAGCACAGGGGATGAGATCGCCGCCGAGGCGGCCGCCGGGATCAACGACGCGAATTCCGTGACGCTGTCGGCCGGGCTGCGCCGCCTCGGCGTCGAGGCCGAGGTTGCGTTCGTCCCCGACGACCCGCAGCAGCTGCTCGACCGAGTGCGCAGCAGCGATGCGCAGCTCGTCATCTCCACCGGCGGGATCTCGAAGGGGGCACACGAAGTCGTCAGACTCGCCGCCGATCTCGACGGGCGATCGGCGATGACGTTCGAACCCATCGCTATGCAGCCCGGGGGACCGCAGGGCTGTGGTCGCCTGGCCGATCATGCATGGATCGCCCTGCCCGGCAACCCCGTGAGCACGCTCATCAGCTTCGAGCTCTTCATCCGTCCCGCTCTGCTCGGCCTGGCCGGCCACGAGGCTCCCCGGGAGGTCGCCTACCACCGTCTGGCCCACGGATTCGACGAAGCCCCTCCCGCAGGAAAGCTCCAGGTCCGCCGCGCCCAACTCACGGATGCTGGCCTCGCGTTCGTCGGGGACTCCCGCTCCCACCTGCTCCACAGCTATGCCGAAGCCACCCACCTCGTCTTCGTCTCTCCCGAGGAATCGGGCGCAGACGATCCGTACTCAGCTGCGGGAGATAGGCTGATGACGTGGAAGATCGCATGAAACTCAGCCACGTCGACGCCTCCGGAACCGCGCAGATGGTCGATGTCGGCGACAAGGACGTCACGAAGCGCCGAGCCGTCGCCTCCGGCCTCATCACCACCCGTCCCGAGGTCATCGACCTCATCGCCGAGGCGGGACTGCCCAAGGGAGATGCCCTGCCCGTGGCGCGCATCGCCGCCGTGATGGGAGCCAAGCGCACCTCCGACCTCATCCCGCTGTGCCATCCGCTGCCGCTGACGGGAATCGACGTCGAGTTCGAGCTCCGCGACGACGCAGTCGCCATCACCGCCGCGGTGAAGACAGTGTCGAAGACCGGTGTCGAAATGGAGGCCCTGACGGCCGTGACCACTGCTGCACTGACGATCTTCGACATGATCAAAGCCGTCGACAACCAAGCTGTCATCGGCGACATCAAGGTCGTCGAGAAGACCGGCGGGAAAAGCGGAGATTGGACACGGGAATCATGACCACCGGGACAGTTGTGACCACGGGAGTCGTCGAGACCCCGATTTCGACTGCGGAGCTCGAACCCGAGGTCCTCACCGCCACCTGCGGTGCGGTCGTCACCTTCTCCGGCGTTATCCGCGACCACGACGAAGGCCGGGGAGTTGCTCGTCTGCACTACGAATCCCACCCCCTGGCCTCCACTCAGATCGCCGAGGTGGCTGCGGACATCGCCGCCCGCCATCCTGCGGTGAGGCTTTCCGTCGTCCACCGCGTCGGCGACCTCTCGATCGGCGACGTGGCCCTGGCTGCCGTCGTCGCCTCCGCCCACCGGAAGGATTCCTTCCTTGCCTGCGCCGAACTCATCGACGAGGTCAAGGCACGGGTGGCGATCTGGAAGCACCAGCACTTCAACGACGGCACCGACGAATGGGTAGGAGCGCTCGAATGACCCGGCTGCGCATCAGCGATGCGGCACGTTTCCTCGGCGTCAGCGATGACACAGTGCGCCGGTGGGTCGCCGACGGTCGACTGTCCCAGCACAAGGATGCCTCGAACCGAGCGGTCGTCGAAGGCAGCGAACTCGCCGCACTCGCCCAGTCGTCAGCAGGCGCTCTGCCCGACCCCAGCGGAGTCGTGAGCTCCTCACGCAACCGATTCGCCGGTCTCGTCACGGACGTCAGCATCGACGGAGTCATGGCCCAGGTCAGCATGCAGTGCGGCCCCTTCCGCGTGGTGTCGCTGATGTCGGCCGAAGCCTGCCGCGAGCTCGAACTCGAGCCGGGCAGCCTCGCAACTGCCTCCGTGAAGGCGACGATGGTCTCGATCGACACCGTCCCGGATTCCTGAGCGCCGGTCAGCAAATACGGGCAGCTGGACGTCAGCAAGTCTCATAATCGGAACAGAAGTCGACAGGGAACCGCATCCGCGGGTTCAATGGGCACATGAGGAAAACCCTTCTCGGGCTCTGCACCGCCGCAGCCCTGACCCTGTCCGCCTGCTCCTCGGGACCGGATTCCGGGGCCGAAGCGGATCAGCCGGCTGAGATCACCGTCTTCGCCGCGGCCTCGCTCACCGAGGTCTTCGAGGACATCGCCGACGCATTCACAAAGGCCGACCCGAACGCTCCCGACGTGAAGTTCTCCTTCGCCGGCTCCTCCGACCTCGTCTCCCAGATCTCCGAAGGCGCCCCCGCCGACGTCATCGCCACCGCCGACCAGAAGACGATGGAGACCCTCGAATCCGAGGACCTGCTCGCCGGCGATCCCCACATGTTCGCCTCGAACGCGCTCACCCTGGCCGTGGCCGAGGGCAACCCGAAGGCGATCACGAACTCAGAGGACTTCACGGGCAACGACCTCGTCGTGTGCGCGCCTCAGGTGCCCTGCGGGGCAGCCACCGAGAAGTGGGCCGACCTCAATGACGTCGCACTCGATCCGGTCAGCGAAGAGAACTCGGTGACCGATGTGCTCGGCAAGGTCAGCGCCGGACAGGCCGATGCGGGAATCGTCTACGTCACCGACATCGCACGCGCCGACGGCGAAGTCGAACAGGTCGACCTCGACGGAGCCGACAAAGTCATCAACAAATACCCGGCCGGCGCCGTCAGGGCCAGCGAGAACCAGGATGAAGCCGACGCCTTTGTGAAGTTCCTCGGCTCCGACACCGCCCAGAAGCTGCTGCGCGACGCCGGATTCGCCGCAGCCTGACCATGCCCGCACCAACCCCGCCCCAACCGGAGACACCGTCAACCCGCCCGGAGGCGTCCCCGCCTCGCCCATCGAGGCGGAGCAGAACGGATTCGCTGGTTCCCGGTTGGCTGTGGCTGCCAGCCGTCATCGGCATCGTGTTCCTGCTCCTGCCCGTCATCGGTATGCTCACCCGGGTCGACCCGCAGAGCCTGCTCGCCGTGATCACCGCCGAGGAATCCCGCCTCGCGATGCAGCTGTCCCTGCTGACCTCGGTGACCTCCGCACTCATCAGCGTCCTCATCGGCTTCCCCCTCGGGTACCTGCTCGCCACCCGCCCGTTCCCGGGCCAGCGCATCGTGCGCACCCTCATCCTGCTGCCCCTCGTGCTGCCGCCGGTGGTCAGCGGCCTCGCCCTGCTCTACACCTGGGGCCGGTCGGCCATCCTCGGCGGGGGACTCGAATCGGTGGGACTCAGCCTCGCCTACACCACCTCGGCGGTGATCATGGCGCAGGTATTCGTATCCCTGCCGTTCATGGTCATGTCCGTCGAGACCGCCACCGCGGGGCTCGGCCGCCGCTATGAGCTCACCGCCGCCGAGCTCGGTGCGAAACCGAACCGTGTGTTCTTCACGGTCACTCTGCCTCTGCTCAGGCACGGAATCATCACCGGCGCCGTGCTGTGCTTCGCACGCTCACTCGGAGAGTTCGGGGCGACGCTGACCTTCGCCGGATCGCTGTCCGGCGTGACCCGCACGATGCCGCTGCAGGTCTACCTCGTGCGCGAATCCGATCCGCAGGCGGCCATCGGCCTCTCCCTCCTGCTCATCGTCATCGCCGTGCTCATCATCATCCTCGCCTACCGGTCCCCGCATGCTCCCCGACTGAAATCCCCACACACCGTTCCGACACCCACCCCCGCCGAGGCGGCTCCGCGCTCCATGGTCACCGAACCGAAACCTGGGGGAGAGGTGCCACCGGAGGTGCGGTCCGTTGGCCGGACGGGATCGGCGCAGCTCATCAGCTCGAAAGTCCGGCTGGATGCCCGCGGAATCGACCTGGACCTCGCCTCCGATCTGCCGGGAACCACCGCGATCATCGGCCGCAACGGGGCTGGAAAGTCCACCCTGTTCCATGCGCTCACCGGGGCTCTGACCCCCGATTCGGGACGCCTGCGCATCGGACACGACACAGTGTTCGACATCGATGCCGGGCTGTGGCCGCCCGTCCACGACCGCGGAATCGTCCATCTCGCGCAGAACCCCCTCCTGTTCCCCCATCTCAACGTCATCGACAATGTCAGCTTCGGGCTGCGCGCTCATGGTTCTCCACGCGGCACAGCACGTGAACGGGCGCAGGCGATGCTCGACCGCCTCGGCGTGGGGCGATTCGCAAACCGCAGGCCCGATGCCGTCTCCGGCGGACAGGCGGCACGCATCGCTTTGGCCCGTGCACTCGTCGTCGAACCGAAGCTGCTGCTGCTCGACGAGCCGCTGGCCGCACTCGATGTCGATGTGGCGGTCGAGACCAGGCAGGTGCTGGTCCAACTGCTCCACGGGCGCAGCGCACTGCTCGTCACTCACGACATCGAGGACGTGAAAGCGTTGGCCGATTCCCTCGTCCAAGTGGAGAACGGGACCGTCGTCCACTCCGCCCCGGTGGGACAAGTCGACCCCGAAGCCGCAGGTGAGGGTGCCGATTTCCTCACCAGCTTTTGCATGCGGGACCGCGACGGAATAGTGTGCAATCAATCACATTGAAGATCGGCAAACAAGGGAGCACACCGCAGTGTCCGAATTGTCCTACTCGTCGGGAACATCGACAGAACCGCTGCTCGGGATCACCATCGCCGAGCACATCAAACGCACAGCAGCGCAGAACCCCGATGCACTGGCATTGGTCGACCGGCATTCGAATCGCCGCTGGACCTACTCCGACTTCGATCGTGATACCGACGCAGTGGCCATCGGTCTCCTCGAGCGCGGGGTGAAGAAGGGCGACCGGGTCGGGATCTGGGCGCAGAACGTCGGCGAATGGGCGCTCGTCCAGTACGCCACGGCGAAGATCGGTGCGATCCTCGTCAACGTCAACCCCGCCTACCGCAGCCACGAACTCGAATTCGTCGTCGAACAGTCCGGAATGAGCCTGATGATCTCGCAGATCGTCGCTCCTCCGCACTCGGACTTCCACGCCATCGCCACCGAGGTGGCCGCCAAGATCCCCAGCCTCGACCTCGTCTTCCTCGACACCGTCTCCGACGACCTCATCGGTGACGTCACAGTGGGCGAGCGGGAGTCCTTCGCCCATCTCATCGGGCAGGGACGCGAGATGCTCGAGGATTCGGGAACGAAGTACGAGGTCAGGCTGCAGCAGGTCATCGACGATCTTTCGGCCGATGATCCGATCAACATCCAATACACCTCCGGCACGACCGGATTCCCCAAGGGCGTGACGCTCAGCCACCACAACATCCTCAACAACGGGTTCTTCATCGGCGAGATGCTCTCCTACACACCCGCCGATACCGTGGTCGTTCCCGTGCCGTACTACCACTGCTTCGGCATGGTCATCGGCAATCTCGCCGCACTCAGCCACGGCTCCGCGATCGTGCTGCCGGCGCCTGCCTTCGACCCGGTGGCGACGATGGCGGCAGTGACCGAGGAGAAGGCCACATCGCTCTACGGTGTGCCGACGATGTTCATCGCCGAGCTCGAGCATCCGCAGTTCGCGGAGTTCGACTTCTCCTCACTGCGCACCGGCGTCATGGCGGGATCGCCCTGCCCGGTCAACACGATGCGTCGAGTCATCGACGATATGAACATGTCCGAGGTCGCCATCTGCTATGGAATGACGGAGACCGCACCGGTGTCGATGATGACCCGAGTGGACGACTCCCTGCAGAAGCGCACCGAGACCGTCGGCCGCGTCATGCCTCACCTTGAGATCAAGATCGCCGACCCTGTCACCGGACAGACCGTTCCGCGTGGCCAGAAGGGCGAATTCTGCACTCGCGGCTACGCCGTCATGCTCGGCTACTGGAATCAGCCGGACAAGACCGCCGAGACCATCGATGCAGCTCGCTGGATCCACACCGGTGACCTGGCCATCATGGACGACGACGGATACGTCGACATCTCCGGACGGATCAAGGACATGGTCATCCGCGGAGGCGAGAACGTCTATCCGCGCGAGGTCGAGGAGTTCCTCTACCACCATCCCGCGATCCGCGACGTCCAGGTCGTCGGCGTCTCCGACGAGAAGTACGGTGAGGAGCTCATGGCATGGGTGATCCTCAAAGACGGATTCGATTCGCTCTCCGCCGAAGAGGTGCGTGAGTTCTGCTCCGGCAAGCTCGCCCACTTCAAGATCCCGCGCTATGTCGAAGTCCGTGAGTCGTTCCCGATGACGGTGTCGGGAAAGATCCGCAAGGTCGAGCTGCGTCGAGAAGGCGAGGAGCTCGCTCACAAGACCGACGCCTGAGTAGGGCGGGCACGTCTCCGACGGGAACTGCGGTCGGGTCGTGTTCGAGGTCACAAGTCGGTTGCAGTTCTGTCTGCCCCGGGCGTGCCGTTCTTCTGCCTGCCCATATTCACTAGGATCACTACATATGAGAGCTGAATCACCCCCACTGGTGTCTTTGAGCAATGTCGAGAAGCACTACGGCGACTTCCACGCGCTGAAGAACGTCGATCTCGATATCGCCGAACGCGAGGTCGTCGTCGTCATCGGACCGTCCGGTTCGGGCAAATCGACCCTGTGCCGGACGATCAACCGCCTGGAGACCATCACCTCCGGCAGCATCACGATCGATGGCAGGGAACTCCCCGCAGAGGGCACGGCTCTGGCTCAGCTGCGTTCCGATGTCGGCATGGTGTTCCAGTCCTTCAACCTCTTCGCCCACAAGACGATCCTCGAGAACGTCACTCTGGGACCGATCAAGGTGCGCAAGACCCCGAAGGCCGAAGCGGACAAGCAGGCGATGGCTCTGCTCGAACGCGTCGGCGTCGCCCATCAGGCCGACAAGTACCCGGCCCAGCTCTCCGGCGGTCAGCAGCAGCGTGTTGCGATCGCCCGGTCTCTGGCGATGAAGCCGAAGGTGATGCTCTTCGACGAGCCCACCTCGGCGCTGGACCCGGAGATGATCAACGAGGTCCTCGATGTCATGGTCGGACTCGCCGAGGAGGGCATGACCATGGTCGTGGTCACCCACGAGATGGGCTTCGCCCGCAAGGCCGCCCACCGCGTGGTGTTCATGGCCGACGGGGAGATCGTCGAAGTCGCCGGACCCGAGGAGTTCTTCACGAACCCCCAGAGCACTCGAGCCAAGGACTTCCTGTCGAAGATCCTGACCAACTGACACCACCGCTTTCACACTGCATCAACTCACTCACAAGGAGAGACCATGAAGAAGCTCAGACTGGCGGTCGCCTCGGTGGCCATCGGAATGCTGGCACTCAGCGGCTGCGGCCAGGGCGGAACCCCGGACGCACCTGCCGAAGGCGACGGAGCCAAGGCAGAGGCACCCGAATACAAGGTCAACGAAAGCGCGGACATCGCCGACTCGAAGACCTGGAAGGCCGCGAAGGACGCCGGCGAGATCACCATCGGCGTCAAATACGACCAGCCCGGACTCGGAAATGTCTCGGCAGGTTCGGAGCAGCCCGAAGGCTTCGACATCGAGATCGCCAAGATGGTCGCCGCGCAGCTCGGCTTCAAGCCCGACCAGATCAAGTACACGGAGACCGTCTCGGCCAACCGTGAGCCCTTCCTGCAGCAAGGCAACGTCGACATGATCGTGGCCACCTACACGATCAACGACGAACGCAAGAAGGTCGTCGACTTCGCCGGACCCTACTACGTGGCCGGTCAAGACCTCCTCGTGGCCGCTGATTCGGACATCGCCGGTCCCGAGGACCTCGACGGCAAGAAGGTCTGCTCCGTCGACGGTTCGACACCTGCGCAGAACATCAAGGACAAGTACAAGAAGGCCGAACTCGTCACCTATGACGCCTATTCGAAGTGCGTGACCGACCTGCAGTCGGGCTCCGTCGACGCGGTGACCACCGACGATGCGATTCTGCGCGGCTACGCCAAGCAGTACGAAGGTGAGTTCAAGGTCGTCGGCAAGCCCTTCACCGAAGAGCCCTACGGCGTCGGTCTGCCCAAGGACGACAAGGCCCTGCGGGACGCGGTCAACGATGCTCTGGAGAAGGGCATGGACGACGGCGATTGGAAGAAGGCATTCGAGTACACCCTCGGTTCCACCGATGACGTCGAAATGCCCGAAGTCGACCGTTACTGACCCAGTCCACAGATTGACATGATGCGAGGGCGCCGAATGCGGTGCCCTCGCATCGATTAAGGTATCTGCCATGGATTTCCTGGAGCTTCTCCAGATGTTCCTCTCCGGTGCGTGGGGAACGATCAGACTCTTCACCGTCGCCTTGATCGGATCCATGATCCTCGGCACGGTGCTCGC encodes:
- a CDS encoding molybdopterin molybdotransferase MoeA, coding for MTTAKMHRERVFETIAPLTEPVELPLTSLLEAPRRLTADIESPIDVPGFDNSSMDGYALAAATVEELCGRPIPVRGRVAAGARGQQVQPGTAVEIMTGAPLPPGTDSVVKIEDTSPGRFGADTVTITAEVEPAPGTFVRRRGSDVRAGQTVLREGTMLTPAHLGVAAACGVNELPVLGLPRVLVVSTGDEIAAEAAAGINDANSVTLSAGLRRLGVEAEVAFVPDDPQQLLDRVRSSDAQLVISTGGISKGAHEVVRLAADLDGRSAMTFEPIAMQPGGPQGCGRLADHAWIALPGNPVSTLISFELFIRPALLGLAGHEAPREVAYHRLAHGFDEAPPAGKLQVRRAQLTDAGLAFVGDSRSHLLHSYAEATHLVFVSPEESGADDPYSAAGDRLMTWKIA
- the moaC gene encoding cyclic pyranopterin monophosphate synthase MoaC; this translates as MKLSHVDASGTAQMVDVGDKDVTKRRAVASGLITTRPEVIDLIAEAGLPKGDALPVARIAAVMGAKRTSDLIPLCHPLPLTGIDVEFELRDDAVAITAAVKTVSKTGVEMEALTAVTTAALTIFDMIKAVDNQAVIGDIKVVEKTGGKSGDWTRES
- a CDS encoding molybdenum cofactor biosynthesis protein MoaE, translating into MTTGTVVTTGVVETPISTAELEPEVLTATCGAVVTFSGVIRDHDEGRGVARLHYESHPLASTQIAEVAADIAARHPAVRLSVVHRVGDLSIGDVALAAVVASAHRKDSFLACAELIDEVKARVAIWKHQHFNDGTDEWVGALE
- a CDS encoding TOBE domain-containing protein; its protein translation is MTRLRISDAARFLGVSDDTVRRWVADGRLSQHKDASNRAVVEGSELAALAQSSAGALPDPSGVVSSSRNRFAGLVTDVSIDGVMAQVSMQCGPFRVVSLMSAEACRELELEPGSLATASVKATMVSIDTVPDS
- the modA gene encoding molybdate ABC transporter substrate-binding protein, which translates into the protein MRKTLLGLCTAAALTLSACSSGPDSGAEADQPAEITVFAAASLTEVFEDIADAFTKADPNAPDVKFSFAGSSDLVSQISEGAPADVIATADQKTMETLESEDLLAGDPHMFASNALTLAVAEGNPKAITNSEDFTGNDLVVCAPQVPCGAATEKWADLNDVALDPVSEENSVTDVLGKVSAGQADAGIVYVTDIARADGEVEQVDLDGADKVINKYPAGAVRASENQDEADAFVKFLGSDTAQKLLRDAGFAAA
- a CDS encoding ABC transporter permease codes for the protein MPAPTPPQPETPSTRPEASPPRPSRRSRTDSLVPGWLWLPAVIGIVFLLLPVIGMLTRVDPQSLLAVITAEESRLAMQLSLLTSVTSALISVLIGFPLGYLLATRPFPGQRIVRTLILLPLVLPPVVSGLALLYTWGRSAILGGGLESVGLSLAYTTSAVIMAQVFVSLPFMVMSVETATAGLGRRYELTAAELGAKPNRVFFTVTLPLLRHGIITGAVLCFARSLGEFGATLTFAGSLSGVTRTMPLQVYLVRESDPQAAIGLSLLLIVIAVLIIILAYRSPHAPRLKSPHTVPTPTPAEAAPRSMVTEPKPGGEVPPEVRSVGRTGSAQLISSKVRLDARGIDLDLASDLPGTTAIIGRNGAGKSTLFHALTGALTPDSGRLRIGHDTVFDIDAGLWPPVHDRGIVHLAQNPLLFPHLNVIDNVSFGLRAHGSPRGTARERAQAMLDRLGVGRFANRRPDAVSGGQAARIALARALVVEPKLLLLDEPLAALDVDVAVETRQVLVQLLHGRSALLVTHDIEDVKALADSLVQVENGTVVHSAPVGQVDPEAAGEGADFLTSFCMRDRDGIVCNQSH
- a CDS encoding AMP-binding protein, giving the protein MSELSYSSGTSTEPLLGITIAEHIKRTAAQNPDALALVDRHSNRRWTYSDFDRDTDAVAIGLLERGVKKGDRVGIWAQNVGEWALVQYATAKIGAILVNVNPAYRSHELEFVVEQSGMSLMISQIVAPPHSDFHAIATEVAAKIPSLDLVFLDTVSDDLIGDVTVGERESFAHLIGQGREMLEDSGTKYEVRLQQVIDDLSADDPINIQYTSGTTGFPKGVTLSHHNILNNGFFIGEMLSYTPADTVVVPVPYYHCFGMVIGNLAALSHGSAIVLPAPAFDPVATMAAVTEEKATSLYGVPTMFIAELEHPQFAEFDFSSLRTGVMAGSPCPVNTMRRVIDDMNMSEVAICYGMTETAPVSMMTRVDDSLQKRTETVGRVMPHLEIKIADPVTGQTVPRGQKGEFCTRGYAVMLGYWNQPDKTAETIDAARWIHTGDLAIMDDDGYVDISGRIKDMVIRGGENVYPREVEEFLYHHPAIRDVQVVGVSDEKYGEELMAWVILKDGFDSLSAEEVREFCSGKLAHFKIPRYVEVRESFPMTVSGKIRKVELRREGEELAHKTDA
- a CDS encoding amino acid ABC transporter ATP-binding protein, which translates into the protein MRAESPPLVSLSNVEKHYGDFHALKNVDLDIAEREVVVVIGPSGSGKSTLCRTINRLETITSGSITIDGRELPAEGTALAQLRSDVGMVFQSFNLFAHKTILENVTLGPIKVRKTPKAEADKQAMALLERVGVAHQADKYPAQLSGGQQQRVAIARSLAMKPKVMLFDEPTSALDPEMINEVLDVMVGLAEEGMTMVVVTHEMGFARKAAHRVVFMADGEIVEVAGPEEFFTNPQSTRAKDFLSKILTN
- a CDS encoding glutamate ABC transporter substrate-binding protein encodes the protein MKKLRLAVASVAIGMLALSGCGQGGTPDAPAEGDGAKAEAPEYKVNESADIADSKTWKAAKDAGEITIGVKYDQPGLGNVSAGSEQPEGFDIEIAKMVAAQLGFKPDQIKYTETVSANREPFLQQGNVDMIVATYTINDERKKVVDFAGPYYVAGQDLLVAADSDIAGPEDLDGKKVCSVDGSTPAQNIKDKYKKAELVTYDAYSKCVTDLQSGSVDAVTTDDAILRGYAKQYEGEFKVVGKPFTEEPYGVGLPKDDKALRDAVNDALEKGMDDGDWKKAFEYTLGSTDDVEMPEVDRY